In Erigeron canadensis isolate Cc75 chromosome 7, C_canadensis_v1, whole genome shotgun sequence, one DNA window encodes the following:
- the LOC122608089 gene encoding 3beta-hydroxysteroid-dehydrogenase/decarboxylase-like, translated as MLIRYDIYAVRIADMGLNIQLEIDEENGHLGEALHSGRAEYVCMDLRNKSQVYKACDGVEVVFHMAAPDSSINNHQLHYSVNVHGTKNIIDACTVLNVKRLIYTSSPSVIFDGSHGIFNGVEGLPYPAKHIDSYSSTKAEGEALVIKANGMNGLLTCCIRPSSIFGPGDRLFVPSLVAAARAGKSKFIIGNGKNMYDFTYVENVAHAHVCAERALASGGTVSKRAAGEAYFITNMEPIRFWEFISLILAGLGYERPKIKIPAFVMMLIAHLVKRIYHLLAPYGMKVPQLTPSRITLLSCHRTFSSFKATDRLGYRPIVPLQEGLKRTIESFSDLSVEAFLRRKGPSKASICLGGGMVADIFLWKDIKLTLSAMLALFAFYVCFVLPGNTMITAISKVFIIASVFLFIHGKLPDKLMGYSIDKIAESNFQYTDSMAREISLSVISLWSSAADSFRSISRGSDSVLFFKTAVSLSIIAFIGSLSLQTFFSKVLPLAFIAFYIYERKEDEINGFLLKVLPIGRLSNP; from the exons ATGCTTATACGCTATGATATATACGCTGTTAGAATAGCTGATATGGGTCTTAATATCCAACTTGAAATTGATGAGGAGAATGGACATCTTGGAGAAGCTTTACACTCGGGTCGCGCTGAGTATGTATGTATGGATCTTCGAAACAAATCTCAAGTCTATAAAG CTTGTGATGGAGTGGAAGTAGTTTTTCATATGGCTGCTCCAGATTCTTCAATCAATAACCACCAGCTACATTATTCAGTCAATGTGCATG GAACAAAGAACATAATTGATGCTTGTACTGTGCTAAATGTGAAAAGGCTTATCTATACTAGTTCTCCGAGTGTAATATTTGACGGGTCACATGGAATATTTAATGGGGTTGAAGGATTGCCATATCCTGCTAAG CACATTGATTCCTATTCCTCAACTAAAGCTGAAGGAGAGGCATTAGTTATTAAGGCTAATGGTATGAATGGACTTTTGACATGCTGTATCCGTCCTAGTAGCATTTTTGGTCCTGGTGATAGATTGTTTGTTCCATCACTAGTTGCCGCAGCAAGGGCAGGCAAATCAAAG TTTATAATTGGGAACGGAAAGAACATGTATGATTTCACTTATGTTGAAAATGTTGCACATGCCCATGTATGCGCTGAAAGAGCTCTTGCATCAGGCGGTACCGTCTCTAAAAGAGCTGCAGGCGAG GCTTATTTCATAACTAACATGGAGCCAATAAGGTTTTGGGAGTTCATATCCCTCATTCTTGCTGGCCTTGGCTATGAAAG GCCAAAAATCAAGATTCCTGCCTTTGTTATGATGCTGATTGCACATTTGGTTAAGCGTATATATCACTTGTTGGCACCATATGGTATGAAGGTACCACAGCTGACACCTTCAAGAATCACACTCCTAAGTTGCCACCGAACGTTTAGCTCTTTCAAAGCAACTGATCGTCTAGGTTACAGACCTATCGTGCCCCTTCAG GAGGGTCTTAAAAGAACTATTGAATCATTTTCTGATCTGAGTGTTGAAGCTTTCCTTAGAAGGAAAGGGCCTTCTAAGGCTTCTATATGTCTTGGAGGCGGAATGG TTGCCGACATATTTCTATGGAAGGATATAAAGTTGACACTCAGTGCCATGCTAGCTTTGTTTGCATTCTATGTCTGTTTTGTATTACCTGGAAATACCATGATTACTGCAATTTCAAAGGTCTTCATCATTGCGTCGGTCTTTTTGTTTATCCACGGGAAGTTGCCTGATAAGTT GATGGGTTattcaattgataaaattgCAGAATCTAACTTCCAATATACAGATAGTATGGCGCGCGAAATTTCTTTATCAGTGATTTCCTTATGGAGTTCTGCAGCAGATAGTTTTAGATCTATTTCTCGTGGGAGTGACTCGGTGCTATTTTTCAAG ACCGCAGTATCACTCTCCATCATTGCGTTCATCGGATCCTTGTCACTGCAAACTTTCTTCTCAAAAG TGCTTCCGTTGGCCTTTATCGCGTTCTACATATATGAGCGAAAGGAAGATGAAATCAATGGATTTCTTCTAAAGGTTCTCCCAATTGGACGCTTGTCAAATCCTTAA